In a genomic window of Amblyomma americanum isolate KBUSLIRL-KWMA chromosome 4, ASM5285725v1, whole genome shotgun sequence:
- the LOC144129194 gene encoding CD9 antigen-like: MALTCGAKCAKALLITFNLIFWLSGLALIGLGAFLLIDEHRSTLFRLFRVDENYALPQYLAYALIGTGLLVLLIGFFGCCGAVKESKCLLGTYFAFLFVILACELAIGIFAVIFQDKILSGIKEDLNHALKREYGKKTHVTTAFDWAQAKMLCCGVSGPGDYAESVWKAESIGRGDNVSKTCCRLRDEGEPDSHKNPRPLNETLCQNMDMKPHNPYRHNTGCLSALEEFIKQESTMLIAVGCGVAGLEIIGMIFSICLCKEV; encoded by the exons ATGGCTCTCACCTGTGGTGCCAAGTGCGCCAAGGCTCTTCTCATCACTTTCAATCTTATCTTCTGG CTGTCGGGCCTGGCGCTGATCGGCCTGGGCGCGTTCCTGCTGATCGACGAGCACCGGTCGACGCTGTTCCGGCTCTTCCGGGTGGACGAGAACTACGCGCTCCCGCAGTACCTGGCGTACGCGCTCATCGGCACGGGCCTGCTGGTGCTGCTCATCGGCTTCTTCGGCTGCTGCGGCGCCGTCAAGGAGAGCAAGTGCCTGCTGGGCACCTATTTCGCCTTCCTCTTCGTAATACTCGCCTGCGAGCTGGCCATCGGCATATTCGCCGTCATCTTCCAGGACAAG ATATTATCAGGTATTAAGGAGGACTTGAACCACGCCCTGAAGAGAGAATACGGGAAGAAGACCCACGTGACCACTGCCTTCGATTGGGCACAAGCCAAG ATGCTGTGCTGCGGCGTGTCCGGACCGGGCGACTACGCGGAGAGCGTGTGGAAGGCGGAGAGCATCGGCCGCGGCGACAACGTGAGCAAGACGTGCTGCCGTCTGCGAGACGAGGGCGAGCCGGACTCGCACAAGAACCCGCGGCCGCTCAACGAGACGCTCTGCCAGAACATGGACATGAAGCCGCACAACCCCTACAGGCACAACACA GGCTGCTTGAGCGCCTTGGAGGAATTTATCAAACAAGAGAGCACGATGCTGATAGCCGTGGGCTGCGGTGTTGCTGGCTTGGAG ATCATCGGCATGATCTTCTCCATCTGCCTCTGCAAGGAGGTGTAG